Genomic DNA from Salvia miltiorrhiza cultivar Shanhuang (shh) chromosome 1, IMPLAD_Smil_shh, whole genome shotgun sequence:
tttattaaggattatatacttttaattactgatttaaggatgtattatggtaattagagttcagcatccattaataaaatacgaacttatatgaatttgataatttatatatgtgatgatttattttttttattttcaatagatgatgcactcaaaatatattttgagtccattaatttattgtggagaatttaacactgaagtgttaaatatgaatcttttatcgattgtttacttaagcccatgagtaatttaatttatgttagaagcaagctcaaatggattttatgcttcaataagaattaggcttatatgtcttaatgtatttaaatgagttggaaccatataattaatatattaatctcttatatttttttttaatgattaaagttgaataatcctaagcatgctgaatcctaagcatgctgaagaaattcttactacgcatgctgaaggaaattcttcagtcttacatgcCAGCTGAAGagttcatacctgtaagttgaaaaaaattccacaatcctcatccatccaaaccaccccatttttctttaaaaccacagccactttcaccattctcacaccaccattttcaactactgcagcccaatttcacagccaattttaaggtaatgcaacaaagaaatttctgcatctttccattctcttcccaaattgattcctaatttttgtgatatacaatatctgcagagactattatccacctactcaaggtatcatcaccctcagggaaccaccaattcataccaattcatacggctattctgatatttcacaacatgattacatatgcacatatgaactgaaatttatagactagttcagtttcaagaaaagaatttcagatttcaataagcatttacagtatttgatttctgctcaaaatcctatgctattttgtgaactaaattgtggcttgaacctactgtgtgtgtgagtcgaaatcagagggaggcggcagccgcggtggctcgtcgccggcgacggagcggcggcggtgaacctgccgttgtctccgatctgccaaaaaagggaaagaggagtttcagtttttaatttaaaatgaaatgagaatagggagatccggggcttacctttgtgagacggtgctcggctcctcacagcgaatccgacgactcacggcgacggcggctccgggagaggcggctgccgggctcttgctgccaacagcagcggccggcggcggcgctcctccagcgagctgctggccgtcgatcgcgggccagccagcggcgactccgggcaagccaacggcggcggatctgccgcgaggatgagggagcaggcggcggcccggcgatggcggcacaccgcggtggtggtggctgctgcgcctgggtccagcggccgagagagcgagagagatagaggttgAGGCGAGAAGGAGGAGGCGATGAGTGAGGGAGGCGTCGGAGCCGGCGATTCTCGCCGAGGTtagagcaggcggcggcggcagatcttgGAGGGAGAAGAGGCTGCCGGAAACGTGATGGAAAGAGAGGGCAGATGGGAGGGGCGAGCGTGTGaggatgagagagagatgatgaatagtgtgtgagtgtgttgtgagaaagagaaagagatgtgcagcgtttgtttttcttattttagaaGAGAGAATCAGTAGAATGAATAATGATATAGACAAAGGTTTGAAAGATATGGCCgacaactttaaaaaaaaaggggcttttgttgattaaataaaaaaaaaaagtgtgttagtgattgattttgaaagaaaagggagccgggtttgagccgggtttggaccgaaaattttgggctttcttatttgggcctattttaatttaattgtttgggccttattcaaagaaaaacatgatagacttaatttatctaattaatttgggcttatatctatttaaattatttgagctcttaattattaatttaaattgagcttgattaatttaattatatattgacctttaaattaattatttaaatggagttctttatttcaagtatttataaatggattataaaatgaaatatttcgagttaaactctcatttaaattaattcttttcaaaatgacttattaatatggattatttgaaaatgattaaatgattttaaaaataagaaagcatgatctatgatgatataatttatctatgtaatattataggatttgtttttaaatgacggaatatttgacttgatgtcataaatagaacgagttatgattaatgcgcatgttgatgttcgaataaatagtttcgaacctaaatgatagttatgtgataatgttttgagtttaaggttttgacgagataagattaattctttccagtccacattaattattacttgggctcctacgatttaattgattaagtccaatgaaatttatttatttaacccaataagagttattattttaggcttctttattaatcctaaatatttttaattagtgattaatattaaaatttactaatttttttttaagggtgatgatgggctcacttattgggcttcatgatttttatcttgggcctcatttgttgggctctagaaattaattgatgttgggcctaatattattaatgcactgggcttcgaatttattcatttgggctcgaattaaattcctatcGGGccatcataattattctattaagtttaattagagaagattttaagacttactaattattaattagtaagtgaattagattatttttaaaatgagtagattattaaagattaataatccgacctcataagacgagctttaattccttaaataggattagcatctcataatttaattaaaggaatatgagtcatgcataatcatttcacgcatcctcatttattgagatttttcgagaattagaatcttattttattttctcggattaaaggtcaagcaccagagttagagctaaaccgtgagtctgctattcaggtaggctttcaacgtataaactaaaattatatattagaattgttaagactttatgcttatgaatttaaatgatattgtcaatgcctaaatgctttatgttttattattaattgcctatctgatgttaatcgaattcggattctggatgggaccgcaaatcccttcggaattagtgtacaccttgtgatcgtgagtcatctagcgggttggccgatcatagtgtccgtagagggaggcctccctctcggcacgagttactgatatggtgattaatgatataaaatacctgcgcgggttattgatgaaagaaatgatattatgtttggtaaatacgagtctttaaaggaaaactctcgtatattactactgttgaaaggcttgacaataaaatattatgcatgtatgtaaatttcggcaagtgtccactaagtacttttgtacttagccctgcatgtatttttaaatgtgcaggttgagcggtgatcgaggatgtagtgtgcaagcggagctttgtcaaactaggatgattacctcagagtagagtatatgtcttcatacatatactcaaattgttattccgctgcgaacactgattatgttaagatattatgtcaaacaatatgtattattgaataatgtactaaaactattgagtaccccgttttgggataatattatgtacggtccccttatggccttcattgatatctagatatttcgattgctttccttatacaagtcgagtcatcaagaaaccgaatatgcccatttcttactcccgctcctaaattccctcccttagtcgcggtttccccgaatttgctatccttagcaagtgcggtcgtgacagaatggtatcagagcatttcttttgctctgagtactactcattccttctaagttgagtctagattaagtaagttaatacacttttgaactagttgacaaaagcttgacactacatctcgtcacgctcaacggaggttatggtaagtactttcaagttttaattaagttaatttcttgaaatgtatgaagcatgaataagtatgactatggtatgaatcacaagaacttagaactgttaagtcatatatgctcactctcacgacggaacatagaagagaacttagggagatgccttaactttttcttcatgttacgatgacatcgacaatgacggtcgaaatagagaaagaagaattacacgaagggtcgcatgatgaaaccacgagcatgaagattgagcagcgtaacgaacgccaatagtacgttgatggcatgggcataacttaaatattcgagtgttttttctacgatgagatctcgaattagcttggccttttgaacttattttgttgaaacttttagtgctcgttgctagatttaagaaaatatcatcatcacataacaagccctaagttcggtaaacaacaacactagaactatatgatagtcgaattggtaatctgtgattaagtattaagaacctgtatggcttgtgtaaatgctagatttagatgatgaggtgtttttgcacgttatggttattgaaccaaacttgttttccgattttagatatttagaaccttatcgccttaagttacttgtcgtgtgctacttttgacgatagaatttcctttgttagatggcgagaactgttttcacccgacgacgaccactgcccccatgggctaatCCAGAGGAGGTcaagcggtcctaccgcacctatgctccatgtcacggggataacctcggacagttcctcgcaggttttcacaaacactgggtcgaggcgagtgcacatggagtatcaggttatgacggtatccagaggttgatcttactgttaccttccgagtggcagggatgggctaggcagatctctgcccactacatctttcgccgagaagattactacgacctcatgggagacttccctagctttattgcggaacttcagatctgtttcactttgtggggccgcgcccctctagggccctacatccttccgggagactacgtacaggtggggacgcctttgccagcggagacacccgctactgcccctgagcCTCCGATGGCCAtgccacgagattctccaccacgagcctcagttctagggcgccgtggtaggcacgatgacgaggcaggcccttctcgtccacgggctcgcagggatttcccatcgccccctgactcatcagcccgggctgctactcctccaccaccaatgatacctacggcagaagcaaggctttcgactgccatggccaacgctgacagggtcatgtccaacctgagggagttcatagataggggcaaagcccctatgcaggaggatgatggtacagtaccgtatggtacgatgaggagtactcatcccgagcccgtgccacctccagctccgatcaagcctcgtgccacggccaggatcagcaccagagacgatccgatccgtgagattgtggacgatatcttccgctcagcccagatcatgcaggaggcaggcgagggccagggagagactccgttgcccagctgggagccgggcgaggatgaggaggaggaccccgaggaggatgaggaggaggaccccgaggaggatccagaagaggaccccctggcgtcaccaaggaacagtcgtaccgcgactcagagttcacaaatttgatagttttagcttgtggatgtactccggaaacgatgattcgttccaatgactatgattttatttatgttgtttctagctagcattagtacggaaatgttggtctctaggacattccgcgaataaaaaaaaaaaaaaaacccttttgtgattacttaactagtaagccggtacatcatagggagtactggatagactttacttacattttgggttgacaatgtaaaaagccctcgatgagacaattttccatgagatataaatgaccctagcatgggttttctacgacgatctcgtgtatgttttatgtttctctacgagttttattcttcacgagtctgttaagaatgtagtaactttgaataatgtgacttgtgtatgcaacggttcctgttaatatcttagttttggagttatgataagttaaatttgacaaacagttctttattaattgccttagagatccCTGTATAAAACGTATTAAAAAaaggtgtttgtaatttgcagaatgccgcctaaacgaggtcgcccccctaggagaaacgttaacaatgatggaaatcgcgatgaaatacctgaagggcggcgaaacg
This window encodes:
- the LOC130998906 gene encoding uncharacterized protein LOC130998906, coding for MGAVLSAISFKPLSISLFILLILSSKIRKTNAAHLFLFLTTHSHTIHHLSLILTRSPLPSALSFHHVSGSLFSLQDLPPPPALTSARIAGSDASLTHRLLLLASTSISLALSAAGPRRSSHHHRGVPPSPGRRLLPHPRGRSAAVGLPGVAAGWPAIDGQQLAGGAPPPAAAVGSKSPAAASPGAAVAVSRRIRCEEPSTVSQRSETTAGSPPPLRRRRRATAAAASL